From the Halomonas meridiana genome, one window contains:
- a CDS encoding type IV pilin protein yields the protein MPSPSSPLAGEQETHQQGFTLIEMLIAVAIIGIVAGIAYPSYTRYVERSLRTDAHAGLLQAASELERCYSRQYSYAGCAITTTSPDGNYTISVAAGGANDGGFMLTATTSQADGCSDDIRFNARGERTPVACW from the coding sequence GTGCCTAGCCCTTCATCTCCCCTTGCTGGTGAGCAGGAGACTCACCAGCAAGGTTTTACTCTCATCGAAATGCTAATTGCTGTGGCGATCATCGGGATTGTCGCAGGCATTGCCTACCCTAGCTATACCCGCTACGTAGAACGTTCTCTACGAACCGATGCTCATGCGGGCCTGCTTCAAGCCGCGTCTGAGTTGGAGCGCTGTTACTCCCGTCAATACAGTTATGCCGGTTGTGCCATTACCACAACATCCCCCGATGGTAACTACACCATTTCCGTCGCGGCCGGCGGTGCAAATGACGGCGGTTTCATGCTGACAGCAACCACGTCACAGGCCGATGGTTGCAGTGATGACATTCGATTCAATGCGCGTGGCGAACGCACGCCGGTGGCGTGCTGGTAA
- a CDS encoding prepilin-type N-terminal cleavage/methylation domain-containing protein produces the protein MKVRQGGFSLVEALVALVVLSLGVLSVAAMQFKAMQSVRSGYQQSLASVAALDAQERVWAAIAHVEGCQSVPVASIESAWRDAWFLDEEAPLKRSVDPAQSAIGRSGCQFDVTVKIDVPDDENGIRLEYRFLLPL, from the coding sequence ATGAAGGTGCGTCAGGGAGGGTTCTCTCTGGTAGAAGCGTTAGTGGCGCTGGTCGTTCTGTCGCTAGGAGTACTCAGCGTGGCAGCGATGCAGTTCAAAGCCATGCAGAGCGTTCGCAGTGGCTATCAACAGTCGCTTGCTTCCGTGGCCGCTTTGGATGCGCAAGAGCGTGTTTGGGCTGCTATTGCCCACGTGGAAGGGTGTCAGAGCGTACCGGTTGCCTCGATTGAAAGCGCTTGGCGTGACGCATGGTTTTTGGATGAAGAGGCACCGCTGAAACGCAGTGTTGATCCGGCGCAGAGTGCGATTGGCCGGTCCGGTTGCCAGTTCGATGTCACGGTCAAGATCGATGTCCCTGACGATGAGAACGGTATCAGGCTGGAGTATCGGTTTTTACTGCCGCTTTAA
- a CDS encoding tryptophan--tRNA ligase yields MSQTAKTRVLTGITTTGTPHLGNYVGAIKPAIEASQDPNVQSFYFLADYHALIKCQDPKRVQASRLEIAATWLALGLDTDNAIFYRQSDIHEIPELMWMLSCVCAKGLMNRAHAYKAAVAENEEAGDQDPDKGITMGLFGYPVLMAADILMFNANKVPVGRDQIQHIEMARDIAGRFNHLFKGQYFTPPEAVVSEKGEVLKGLDGRKMSKSYNNTIPLFVSDKKLQKLVRKIKTNSLEPGEPKDPDTCTLFQIFSAFASDSEAAAMRQQYAEGIGWGEAKDRVFEYLNAHLSAPRERYNTLMEDPGHIEAVLQKGAERAREEAATTMDRLRSAVGLGRFV; encoded by the coding sequence ATGAGTCAGACAGCCAAAACCCGTGTGCTGACCGGGATTACCACGACCGGAACGCCGCACCTTGGTAACTACGTGGGCGCCATCAAGCCCGCTATCGAAGCAAGCCAAGATCCGAATGTGCAGTCGTTCTACTTTCTTGCTGACTACCACGCGCTGATCAAGTGCCAAGACCCCAAGCGTGTGCAAGCTTCTCGTTTGGAGATCGCGGCAACGTGGCTGGCACTTGGCCTGGATACCGACAATGCCATCTTCTACCGTCAGTCGGATATTCATGAGATCCCCGAGCTGATGTGGATGCTCTCCTGCGTATGCGCAAAAGGGTTGATGAATCGGGCTCACGCTTATAAAGCCGCCGTCGCCGAGAATGAAGAAGCCGGCGACCAGGATCCCGATAAAGGCATCACCATGGGGCTGTTTGGCTACCCGGTGCTGATGGCTGCCGACATACTGATGTTCAACGCCAATAAAGTACCCGTGGGTCGTGATCAGATTCAGCATATCGAAATGGCACGGGACATCGCTGGCCGCTTCAATCATCTGTTCAAAGGCCAGTACTTCACACCGCCTGAAGCGGTAGTGAGTGAAAAGGGCGAAGTGCTCAAAGGCTTGGATGGCCGCAAGATGTCCAAGAGCTATAACAACACGATTCCGCTGTTTGTAAGCGACAAAAAGCTGCAAAAGCTAGTGAGAAAAATTAAAACCAACTCGCTCGAGCCAGGGGAGCCGAAAGATCCCGACACCTGTACGCTGTTTCAAATTTTCTCAGCGTTCGCGAGCGACTCAGAAGCGGCGGCCATGCGTCAGCAATACGCTGAAGGCATCGGTTGGGGCGAGGCGAAGGATCGCGTATTTGAATATCTTAATGCCCACCTGAGTGCTCCTCGTGAACGCTATAACACGCTGATGGAAGACCCCGGCCATATCGAAGCCGTGCTCCAGAAAGGAGCCGAACGTGCCAGAGAGGAGGCAGCGACCACCATGGACCGTTTACGCTCTGCGGTAGGTCTGGGGCGGTTTGTGTAA
- the acnA gene encoding aconitate hydratase AcnA has product MSKIPNTLHTLTAGSQEYHYYSLPKAAETLGNIDRLPKTLKILLENQLRFADDESVEQADMQALVDWQQEGKSSREIGYRPARVLMQDFTGVPGVVDLASMRAAVEKLGEDPARINPLSPVDLVIDHSVMVDKFGNPAAFQENVDIEMQRNGERYEFLRWGQKAFDNFSVVPPGTGICHQVNLEYLGRTVWTKEEDGNTVAYPDTLVGTDSHTTMINGLGVLGWGVGGIEAEAAMLGQPVSMLIPEVIGFKLTGKLREGITATDLVLTVTEMLRKKGVVGKFVEFYGDGLKYLPLADRATIANMAPEYGATCGFFPVDDETLNYLRLTGREDSQIALVEAYSKAQGLWREPGDEPIFTDTLSLDMNDVEASLAGPKRPQDRVALKDMASAFSKVMEEDGKALPSTEKGKLASEGGQTAVGIDRSYEHDFKHSDSQTVTMGEQDFSLDPGAVVIAAITSCTNTSNPSVMMAAGLLARNAREKGLSTKPWVKTSLAPGSKVVTDYLAAANLDDDLDALGFNLVGYGCTTCIGNSGPLPEEIEKAINNGDLTVASVLSGNRNFEGRVHPLVKTNWLASPPLVVAYALAGNVQCNLTTDPLGQDSDGNPVYLKDIWPSQADIASAVEKVNTEMFRKEYGAVFEGDETWKAIKVPEGKVYEWPESTYIQHPPFFEGMQREPDAIEDVKNARVLAMLGDSVTTDHISPAGSIKPDSPAGRYLQEHGVKPVDFNSYGSRRGNHEVMMRGTFANVRIKNEMLDGVVGGETRHVPSGEQMAIYDAAMKYKEEGTPLVVIAGKEYGTGSSRDWAAKGTRLLGVRAVIAESFERIHRSNLIGMGVVPLQFPEGESRESLGLTGDEEISIAGLSDLSPGGTVQVVIKNSDGERTVDAKCRIDTVNELAYYRHGGILHYVLRKMIGAA; this is encoded by the coding sequence ATGAGCAAGATACCCAATACGCTTCATACCTTAACGGCAGGAAGCCAAGAGTATCATTACTACAGCCTGCCCAAGGCGGCTGAGACGCTAGGCAACATTGACCGGCTGCCCAAAACACTCAAAATCCTGCTCGAAAACCAGCTGCGTTTTGCAGATGATGAGAGCGTCGAGCAAGCAGACATGCAGGCGCTGGTCGACTGGCAACAAGAGGGCAAATCCAGCCGTGAAATTGGCTACCGCCCTGCCCGCGTGTTGATGCAGGACTTTACCGGTGTGCCCGGCGTCGTGGATCTCGCCTCCATGCGCGCGGCGGTAGAAAAGCTGGGCGAAGACCCCGCCCGCATCAACCCCCTTTCTCCAGTGGACTTGGTGATCGACCACTCGGTCATGGTCGATAAGTTTGGCAACCCAGCGGCGTTCCAAGAAAACGTCGATATCGAAATGCAGCGCAACGGCGAGCGTTACGAGTTCCTGCGCTGGGGCCAGAAAGCGTTCGACAACTTCAGCGTCGTGCCGCCCGGCACCGGTATCTGTCACCAGGTAAACCTGGAGTACCTGGGCCGCACGGTATGGACCAAAGAGGAAGATGGCAACACCGTTGCCTACCCCGATACCCTGGTAGGTACTGACTCTCATACCACCATGATCAACGGCTTGGGTGTGCTGGGCTGGGGCGTGGGCGGCATCGAAGCAGAAGCCGCCATGCTGGGCCAACCGGTCTCCATGCTGATTCCCGAAGTGATTGGTTTCAAACTCACCGGCAAGCTGCGGGAAGGCATTACCGCCACCGACCTCGTGCTTACTGTGACCGAAATGCTGCGTAAGAAAGGCGTGGTCGGCAAGTTCGTCGAATTTTATGGCGACGGACTGAAATACCTGCCCCTGGCGGATCGGGCCACCATCGCCAACATGGCCCCAGAATACGGCGCCACCTGCGGCTTCTTCCCTGTGGATGACGAAACGCTCAACTATCTGCGCCTGACTGGCCGTGAAGATAGCCAGATCGCGCTGGTCGAAGCGTACAGCAAGGCCCAAGGACTGTGGCGCGAGCCGGGTGACGAGCCCATCTTCACGGACACGCTCAGCCTGGACATGAACGATGTAGAAGCCAGCTTGGCAGGCCCCAAACGCCCGCAAGATCGTGTGGCCCTCAAAGACATGGCCAGCGCCTTTAGCAAAGTCATGGAAGAGGATGGTAAAGCGCTGCCCAGCACCGAAAAGGGCAAGCTGGCCTCCGAAGGCGGCCAAACCGCCGTCGGCATCGACCGCAGCTACGAGCATGACTTCAAACACAGTGACAGCCAAACCGTCACGATGGGTGAGCAGGACTTCAGTCTCGACCCCGGCGCGGTGGTGATCGCAGCGATTACATCGTGCACCAACACCTCGAACCCCAGCGTAATGATGGCAGCTGGCTTGCTGGCGCGTAACGCCCGTGAGAAAGGCTTGAGCACCAAGCCCTGGGTGAAAACATCGCTGGCGCCTGGCTCCAAAGTCGTCACTGACTATCTCGCCGCGGCCAATCTCGATGATGACCTGGATGCACTGGGCTTCAACCTCGTAGGCTACGGCTGCACCACCTGTATCGGTAACTCTGGCCCCTTGCCGGAAGAGATCGAAAAAGCCATCAATAATGGCGACCTTACCGTGGCATCGGTGCTGTCGGGCAACCGTAACTTTGAGGGCCGTGTGCACCCGCTGGTCAAAACCAACTGGTTGGCATCACCGCCCTTGGTCGTTGCCTATGCACTGGCGGGTAACGTGCAGTGCAACTTGACCACCGACCCGCTCGGCCAGGACAGCGACGGCAATCCGGTGTACCTGAAAGACATCTGGCCTTCGCAGGCAGATATCGCCAGCGCCGTCGAGAAGGTGAATACCGAGATGTTCCGTAAGGAGTACGGAGCCGTCTTCGAAGGCGATGAGACGTGGAAAGCCATCAAAGTGCCAGAGGGCAAAGTTTACGAGTGGCCGGAGTCGACCTATATTCAACACCCGCCCTTCTTTGAAGGCATGCAGCGGGAGCCAGACGCCATCGAGGACGTGAAAAATGCGCGCGTCCTGGCAATGCTCGGCGACTCTGTCACTACCGACCACATCTCGCCTGCGGGCTCCATCAAACCCGATAGCCCTGCTGGTCGCTACCTGCAAGAGCACGGCGTGAAGCCGGTCGACTTCAACTCTTACGGTTCGCGCCGAGGCAATCATGAAGTGATGATGCGTGGCACCTTCGCCAACGTGCGCATCAAAAACGAAATGCTCGACGGCGTGGTTGGCGGCGAAACACGCCACGTACCGAGCGGCGAGCAGATGGCCATCTACGATGCCGCCATGAAATACAAAGAGGAAGGCACGCCGCTGGTGGTGATTGCGGGTAAAGAGTATGGCACCGGCTCCTCGCGGGATTGGGCCGCCAAAGGCACGCGCTTGCTAGGCGTACGCGCGGTGATTGCCGAATCCTTCGAGCGCATCCACCGTTCTAACCTGATCGGAATGGGCGTGGTACCGCTGCAATTTCCGGAAGGCGAAAGCCGTGAAAGTCTGGGGTTAACTGGGGATGAAGAGATCTCGATTGCCGGTTTGAGCGATTTGAGTCCTGGAGGTACCGTGCAAGTCGTGATCAAAAATAGCGACGGCGAACGTACCGTTGATGCCAAGTGCCGAATTGATACCGTCAATGAGCTGGCGTACTACCGCCACGGTGGTATCCTTCACTACGTGCTGCGCAAGATGATCGGCGCAGCCTAA
- the lspA gene encoding signal peptidase II has translation MPNSSPAHKAPQWPPMRRPLRWLWLAVAVIVLDLATKYLASHYLSYAQPVEVLPFFNLTLLHNTGAAFSFLAEHPGWQRWFFAAIAIGASIGLTVWLSRVRADEKLLAIALPLIIGGALGNLYDRLIHGYVVDFLSFHAAGWYYPAFNVADIGITLGAVGLIWESIMGERRRKKAAQSSSS, from the coding sequence ATGCCTAACTCTTCTCCTGCTCATAAAGCACCTCAGTGGCCGCCCATGCGGCGGCCACTGCGCTGGTTATGGCTGGCCGTCGCCGTCATCGTGCTAGATCTCGCCACAAAATACTTGGCCAGCCACTATTTAAGTTATGCACAGCCGGTTGAGGTGTTGCCGTTTTTCAACCTCACGCTGCTGCACAACACCGGCGCGGCGTTTAGCTTTTTAGCCGAGCACCCCGGCTGGCAGCGCTGGTTCTTTGCGGCGATTGCTATTGGCGCCAGCATTGGCCTCACCGTTTGGTTATCTCGGGTACGTGCGGATGAGAAGCTACTCGCTATCGCCTTGCCGCTGATTATCGGTGGGGCGCTGGGTAACCTATACGACCGCTTGATTCATGGCTATGTGGTGGATTTTCTCTCCTTCCATGCGGCAGGCTGGTATTACCCTGCCTTTAACGTGGCGGATATCGGCATTACCCTGGGGGCCGTGGGCTTAATTTGGGAGTCGATTATGGGTGAGCGGCGGCGTAAGAAAGCTGCGCAGTCATCATCTTCTTAG
- the fkpB gene encoding FKBP-type peptidyl-prolyl cis-trans isomerase: MDYLIDEGMEITLHFTLKLEDGTVVDSTKEKAPATFQYGDGNLPPGFEHPIKGMAAGQSGTFHITPEHAFGQHNPQNIQTLKRADFGDEAPEIGMVMSFADKAGTELPGVVKTIDGDRVEVDFNHPLAGRTLTFEVEVLNVTPITTH, translated from the coding sequence ATGGATTACCTAATTGATGAGGGTATGGAAATTACCCTGCACTTCACGCTGAAGTTGGAAGATGGCACGGTCGTCGACTCCACTAAAGAGAAGGCGCCGGCCACGTTTCAGTATGGCGACGGTAACCTGCCGCCGGGGTTTGAGCATCCGATCAAAGGCATGGCAGCGGGCCAGAGCGGGACGTTTCATATCACCCCAGAGCACGCCTTTGGTCAGCACAACCCGCAGAATATTCAGACATTGAAGCGGGCCGACTTTGGTGATGAAGCGCCTGAAATCGGTATGGTGATGTCGTTTGCTGATAAAGCAGGAACGGAATTGCCGGGCGTGGTCAAAACCATTGACGGTGACCGCGTAGAAGTTGACTTCAACCATCCGCTGGCAGGGCGTACATTGACGTTTGAGGTTGAAGTGCTCAACGTCACGCCGATCACCACACACTAA
- the ispH gene encoding 4-hydroxy-3-methylbut-2-enyl diphosphate reductase, translating to MQSSESSQPVQIKLANPRGFCAGVDRAIDIVNRALDVFGPPIYVRHEVVHNRFVVETLRERGAVFVEELHEVPDDVIVIFSAHGVSRAVQQDAEQRGLKVFDATCPLVTKVHMEVLRYAKRGQECILIGHEGHPEVEGTMGRYDTSHGGKIYLVEDEQDVANLVVNDPSALAFVTQTTLSMDDTAKVIDALREKFPEIQGPRKDDICYATQNRQDAVRELAADSDLVLVVGSPNSSNSNRLRELSERMGTPAYLIDNAEQIEPSWLEGVKRIGVTAGASAPEVLVKGVIDQLQALGAEAPVELQGREETITFSMPKELRERVIVSE from the coding sequence ATGCAGTCATCAGAGTCATCTCAGCCCGTGCAGATCAAGCTAGCCAACCCGCGCGGGTTTTGTGCGGGGGTCGACCGCGCGATCGATATCGTCAACCGCGCGCTGGATGTCTTCGGCCCGCCGATTTACGTTCGCCATGAAGTGGTGCACAACCGTTTTGTAGTAGAAACCCTGCGCGAACGCGGCGCGGTCTTCGTGGAAGAGCTCCACGAAGTGCCCGACGATGTGATCGTCATCTTCTCTGCCCACGGCGTTTCCCGTGCCGTGCAGCAAGATGCCGAGCAGCGTGGCCTGAAAGTGTTCGATGCCACCTGCCCGCTGGTCACCAAAGTGCATATGGAAGTGCTTCGCTACGCAAAGCGTGGGCAAGAGTGCATTCTGATTGGCCACGAAGGCCACCCAGAAGTAGAAGGCACCATGGGGCGCTACGACACCTCCCACGGCGGCAAGATTTATTTGGTGGAAGATGAGCAGGACGTTGCCAATCTGGTCGTCAACGACCCCTCGGCGCTGGCATTCGTCACCCAAACCACGCTCTCCATGGATGACACCGCCAAAGTGATCGACGCGTTGCGAGAGAAATTCCCTGAGATTCAGGGGCCACGCAAAGACGATATTTGCTACGCCACTCAAAACCGCCAGGATGCGGTGCGTGAATTGGCAGCAGATAGCGACTTGGTGCTGGTGGTCGGTAGCCCCAACAGCTCGAACTCTAACCGTCTACGTGAGCTTTCGGAACGGATGGGCACCCCCGCTTACTTGATCGATAACGCCGAGCAAATCGAGCCTTCGTGGTTGGAAGGCGTGAAACGCATTGGCGTCACCGCTGGCGCGAGCGCCCCCGAGGTGCTGGTAAAAGGCGTCATCGACCAACTGCAAGCGCTGGGTGCCGAAGCGCCGGTCGAACTGCAAGGACGTGAAGAGACGATTACGTTCTCGATGCCGAAAGAGCTTCGCGAGCGGGTGATCGTCAGCGAGTAA
- a CDS encoding PilX N-terminal domain-containing pilus assembly protein — MGTEVNKQQGAALVIVMVLLASALVMALIGMQAALVDERLAGNFRASIQAQMRAETAASEALVGWDELDWQGAPVLETPKATRFDDVGTYSNASVSHRCPHQSCFYMPIIYHGERWVMALGATFDGNGALIAQSLPLLVARKASGDAVAEEAVVWQ; from the coding sequence ATGGGGACCGAAGTGAATAAACAGCAAGGCGCAGCGTTGGTTATCGTGATGGTGCTGTTAGCCAGCGCCTTGGTCATGGCGCTGATAGGCATGCAGGCGGCGTTGGTGGATGAGCGCTTGGCAGGCAACTTTCGAGCGTCGATCCAAGCCCAGATGCGTGCTGAAACGGCGGCTTCGGAAGCGCTGGTCGGGTGGGATGAGCTCGATTGGCAGGGCGCACCCGTGTTAGAGACGCCTAAAGCGACGCGTTTTGATGACGTCGGCACGTACTCGAACGCATCTGTCTCTCACCGTTGTCCCCATCAAAGCTGCTTTTACATGCCGATCATCTACCATGGTGAACGTTGGGTCATGGCTTTGGGAGCCACCTTTGATGGGAATGGCGCGTTGATTGCGCAAAGCTTGCCGCTGCTAGTGGCCCGAAAAGCGAGTGGCGACGCCGTTGCAGAAGAAGCGGTAGTTTGGCAATAG
- a CDS encoding PilW family protein, whose translation MPVERQLGFTLTEVMVAMAIGLVIVLGAGHLFLGTLQTHRHVDMLSRQQEALIFAVTTMTETLRQHGAYDASGQAFYHLRCRQVEEACRCTLQDMSRAQPMVNFMIPSIHSCERDVPVGRQAADGVDSLVTLPLGPGGRDLSFHVAHRAVLFPSSDD comes from the coding sequence ATGCCAGTGGAAAGGCAGCTTGGTTTCACGCTAACCGAAGTGATGGTCGCGATGGCCATTGGACTGGTCATCGTATTAGGCGCTGGGCATCTCTTTCTGGGGACGCTGCAAACCCACCGCCATGTCGATATGCTTAGCCGTCAGCAAGAGGCATTGATTTTTGCGGTCACCACGATGACGGAAACGCTGCGTCAGCATGGCGCCTACGATGCGTCGGGGCAGGCGTTTTATCATTTACGCTGCCGCCAAGTAGAAGAAGCATGCCGCTGCACGCTTCAAGACATGTCGCGTGCTCAGCCAATGGTCAATTTCATGATTCCATCGATTCACAGTTGTGAGCGCGATGTGCCAGTGGGGCGCCAAGCGGCGGATGGTGTCGACAGTCTCGTTACCTTGCCACTAGGCCCTGGTGGGAGAGATCTGAGTTTCCATGTCGCTCACCGTGCTGTGCTATTTCCGTCCTCGGATGACTGA
- a CDS encoding NAD-dependent malic enzyme, with the protein MSTMSKRPLYIPYAGPSLLEMPLLNKGSAFTQEERLAFNLIGLLPQKVETIEDQLERVYRQYQQCHSDLERHIHLRAIQDDNETLYFRLVSEHLEEMLPIIYTPTVGQACQEFSNIYRNHRGLFISYPDREHMDDILRSATKDNVKVIVVTDGERILGLGDQGIGGMGIPIGKLALYTACGGISPAYTLPIMIDVGTNNQALLDDPMYMGWRHERVSQEEYDAFMAEFICAVKRRWPNVLLQFEDFAQANAVPLLERYRNELCCFNDDVQGTASVVVGTLMAACQAREETIAQQRVVFVGGGSAGCGIAEQVVVAMEAEGLTEAEARARIFIVDREGLMTTDQAWQRDFQRRLAHDPALVAEWNGQGLEETIAQIKPTILIGVCGQRGIFTEQVVRTMHAGCEHPVIMPLSNPTSQAEAVPEDVIRWTDGQALVATGSPFAPVVYNGRTYPIAQCNNAYIFPGIGLGVIAANANRVTDEMLMSASRALAREAPLVKEGKGALLPPLSRIRDISKSIAFEVAAQAQQNGVALKTSGTVLRERIESACWSPEYRFYRRRAF; encoded by the coding sequence ATGTCTACGATGAGTAAACGCCCTTTATACATTCCTTACGCCGGTCCTTCTTTGCTTGAAATGCCGCTATTGAACAAAGGCAGCGCGTTTACTCAAGAGGAGCGGCTGGCGTTTAACTTGATAGGGTTACTACCCCAAAAAGTCGAAACCATCGAAGACCAGCTAGAGCGGGTGTACCGTCAGTACCAGCAGTGCCACAGCGATCTCGAGCGCCATATTCATCTACGCGCCATTCAAGACGATAACGAAACGCTCTATTTCCGTCTCGTCTCTGAGCATCTGGAAGAGATGCTGCCGATTATCTATACGCCCACAGTAGGTCAAGCGTGCCAGGAGTTTTCTAATATTTACCGCAACCACCGGGGGCTGTTCATTAGCTACCCGGATCGCGAGCACATGGACGACATCCTGCGCAGTGCTACCAAAGATAACGTCAAAGTGATCGTTGTTACCGATGGCGAGCGTATTTTGGGCCTGGGGGATCAGGGCATTGGTGGCATGGGCATTCCGATTGGGAAGCTCGCGCTTTATACGGCCTGTGGCGGTATCAGTCCAGCCTATACGCTGCCCATCATGATCGATGTAGGCACCAATAATCAGGCGTTGCTGGACGATCCGATGTACATGGGCTGGCGTCATGAGCGGGTGAGCCAGGAGGAGTACGATGCCTTCATGGCGGAGTTCATTTGTGCCGTGAAGCGTCGCTGGCCGAACGTGCTGCTACAGTTTGAGGACTTTGCTCAGGCCAATGCCGTGCCGCTGTTGGAGCGCTACCGTAACGAGCTGTGCTGCTTCAACGATGACGTGCAAGGGACGGCCTCGGTCGTGGTGGGCACGCTCATGGCCGCTTGCCAAGCCCGCGAGGAGACGATTGCCCAACAGCGTGTGGTGTTCGTCGGAGGCGGTTCTGCTGGGTGTGGTATTGCCGAGCAGGTCGTCGTGGCCATGGAGGCCGAGGGGCTGACCGAAGCGGAAGCGCGTGCGCGCATCTTCATCGTCGACCGTGAAGGTCTAATGACCACGGATCAAGCGTGGCAACGTGACTTTCAGCGCCGTTTGGCCCATGACCCTGCCTTGGTTGCTGAGTGGAACGGCCAAGGGTTGGAAGAGACCATCGCGCAGATCAAACCCACCATTCTGATTGGCGTGTGCGGCCAACGCGGTATCTTTACCGAACAAGTCGTTCGCACCATGCATGCAGGCTGCGAGCATCCGGTGATCATGCCGCTCTCCAACCCGACCTCGCAGGCTGAAGCGGTGCCAGAAGACGTGATTCGCTGGACCGATGGCCAAGCGTTGGTGGCTACCGGTAGCCCGTTCGCACCGGTGGTGTACAACGGCCGTACCTACCCGATTGCCCAGTGCAACAACGCCTATATCTTCCCCGGTATTGGGCTGGGTGTGATTGCGGCAAATGCCAACCGCGTCACCGATGAGATGCTGATGAGTGCCTCTCGGGCGCTGGCGCGTGAAGCGCCGCTGGTGAAAGAGGGCAAAGGTGCGCTCTTGCCGCCACTGTCGCGAATTCGTGATATCAGCAAATCGATTGCTTTTGAGGTGGCAGCGCAAGCGCAGCAAAACGGCGTTGCGTTGAAAACCAGCGGCACCGTGCTGCGTGAGCGTATCGAGTCTGCCTGCTGGTCGCCTGAATACCGTTTCTACCGTCGTCGCGCTTTCTAA
- a CDS encoding YeeE/YedE family protein — MATTSTVAPINYRVPLLATAAIVLSSLIIGVLFSANIGLLMIVGGLLGMVLYHAAFGFTAAWRVFITERRGRGLRAQMVMLAIAVVLFFPALGAGSLFGTEVRGFVSPIGISVLVGAFIFGVGMQLGGGCASGTLFTAGGGNARMLITLVFFIVGSVIGTAHFTWWQSLPAFQPVSLVNVAGVGGGIGISLVLFAAIAAFTVIMEKRRHGHLEQAPMVDKPGTERWLSGPWPLVAGAVALALLNFATLALAGRPWGITSAFALWGAKSFELVGGDVSQWGYWQAPGNAAALEASVWSDITTVMNVGIMLGALAAASLAGRFAPNFRIPLKSVLAAVIGGIMLGYGARLAFGCNIGAYFSGIASGSLHGWVWMVAAFAGNMAGVKLRPFFFDGEAGRRPVAKSC, encoded by the coding sequence ATGGCAACAACCTCAACAGTGGCACCGATCAACTATCGTGTGCCTCTACTAGCGACGGCGGCCATTGTGCTGAGTTCGCTCATCATTGGCGTGCTGTTCAGCGCCAACATCGGCTTGCTGATGATCGTGGGCGGCTTGCTGGGCATGGTGCTTTATCATGCGGCGTTTGGCTTTACGGCGGCGTGGCGGGTCTTTATCACCGAACGCCGTGGGCGCGGGCTGCGGGCGCAAATGGTGATGCTGGCGATTGCGGTGGTGCTGTTCTTCCCGGCGCTAGGGGCGGGCAGTTTGTTTGGTACTGAAGTGCGCGGTTTCGTTTCTCCCATCGGTATTTCTGTGCTGGTGGGCGCGTTTATCTTCGGGGTAGGCATGCAGCTAGGCGGTGGCTGTGCGTCGGGTACGCTGTTTACGGCGGGCGGCGGCAATGCTCGCATGCTGATTACGCTGGTGTTCTTTATTGTGGGTTCGGTCATTGGCACCGCACACTTTACTTGGTGGCAAAGCCTGCCTGCTTTCCAGCCGGTATCGCTAGTCAATGTGGCGGGTGTGGGTGGAGGTATCGGCATTAGCTTGGTGCTGTTTGCCGCGATTGCTGCGTTTACGGTGATTATGGAGAAGCGCCGCCATGGCCATTTAGAGCAGGCTCCGATGGTGGATAAACCGGGCACCGAGCGCTGGTTGTCGGGCCCATGGCCGCTGGTAGCCGGTGCGGTGGCGTTGGCGCTGCTGAACTTTGCCACGCTGGCATTGGCAGGCCGCCCGTGGGGAATCACCTCGGCGTTTGCGCTGTGGGGTGCCAAAAGCTTTGAACTGGTAGGTGGCGATGTGAGCCAGTGGGGCTACTGGCAAGCGCCTGGCAACGCCGCCGCGCTGGAAGCCAGCGTGTGGAGCGACATTACTACAGTGATGAACGTCGGCATTATGCTTGGCGCCCTGGCCGCCGCGAGCTTGGCAGGACGTTTTGCGCCTAACTTTCGCATTCCATTGAAATCGGTATTGGCAGCGGTGATCGGTGGCATCATGCTAGGTTATGGCGCCCGCTTGGCCTTTGGTTGTAACATCGGCGCTTACTTTAGCGGTATTGCCTCTGGCAGCCTGCACGGCTGGGTGTGGATGGTGGCGGCGTTCGCTGGCAACATGGCGGGCGTTAAGCTGCGGCCGTTCTTCTTTGATGGGGAAGCGGGGCGTCGACCCGTTGCCAAAAGCTGTTAG